In one window of Aphidius gifuensis isolate YNYX2018 linkage group LG4, ASM1490517v1, whole genome shotgun sequence DNA:
- the LOC122853765 gene encoding uncharacterized protein LOC122853765 — MLFSVESSLKTIEPKLGNNQIVILSTMSEFTAKRKLKSDNIFSKKYKGTSEISTLSSNENDNNKIYNQHQGHSDAKNMIIDLVNDDCLAQIFMYVPVCERPKIALVCQNWKRALDYSWGNVKKLELTHWEYDENPTCLKKYPTPDGELSFLKSLLYKCGRFLTLIDLSAYGYSDIVPVINEYCPNLVKLRLRFIYDDNQLLKHNAFLRLSKLKVLTVIFHPMKDYSNLFQLIIALEFLADTLTDLIIHNWKDDKISINEKIQDLPDDTISVIRRLKALK, encoded by the exons ATGCTGTTTAGTGTTGAAAGCTCTTTAAAAACTATCGAGCCAAAACTTGGTAATAatcaaattgtaattttatcaactatGAGTGAGTTCACAGCAAAACGTAAATTAAAATCAGATaacattttttctaaaaaatataagggTACAAGTGAAATTTCAACACTTTCTTCTAacgaaaatgataataataag aTATACAATCAGCATCAAGGTCATTCAGACgcaaaaaatatgataattgatcttgttaatgatgattgtcTGGCTCAAATATTCATGTATGTGCCAGTATGTGAAAGACCAAAAATTGCATTGG tatgtcAAAACTGGAAAAGAGCCCTCGATTATTCTTGGGGTAATGTCAAAAAACTTGAACTAACTCATTGGGAATATGATGAGAATCCAACTTGTTTGAAGAAATATCCAACACCCGATGGAGAATTAAGCTTTTTAAAATCACTGCTTTATAAATGTGGTCGTTTTTTAACACTTATAGACTTGTCAGCTTATGGTTATAGTGACATAGTGCcagttattaatgaatattgtcCAAACCTCGTGAAACTTCGATTGAGATTTATCTATGATGACAATCAACTATTAAAACATAATGCATTTTTACGTCTATCTAAACTCAAAGTATTAACAGTTATATTTCACCCTATGAAAGATTACTCTAATCTTTTTCAGTTAATCATTGCATTGGAATTCCTTGCTGATACATTGACTGATCTGATTATACACAATTGGAAAGATGACAAAATCagtatcaatgaaaaaattcaggaTCTTCCAGATGACACTATTTCT GTGATTCGTCGACTAAAGGCTCTGAAATAA
- the LOC122854837 gene encoding isopentenyl-diphosphate Delta-isomerase 1: MLKLTGGIKNAVRNFTSSRVLNATPKIAVLQEAALEERCILVDENDRQIGNATKRDCHKIDENKNIPLHRAFSVFLFNQKGDLLLQKRSSSKITFPGYYTNTCCSHPLDEIPGETDENNAIGIKRAARRRLTHELGIPSSEIDVNEFFYLSRIHYKAMGHDDIWGEHEIDYILFLKKNKITINPNVDEVSDIQWVSLDKINEFTSKCDAPLTPWFQLILTNKLKYWWENLDNLEKVQDHKNIQRF; the protein is encoded by the exons atgctgAAATTAACTGGAGGTATTAAAAATGCTGTTAGAAATTTCACTTCATCAAGAGTATTAAATGCTACACCAAAAATAGCTGTACTTCAAGAAGCTGCACTTGAAGAAAGATGCATACTTGTTGATGAGAATGATCGTCAAATTGGTAATGCAACAAAACGAGATTgtcataaaattgatgaaaataaaaatataccacTACATCGTGCAtttagtgtttttttatttaatcaaaaaggTGATTTATTACTACAAAAACGTTCATCTTCAAAG ataACATTTCCTGGTTATTATACAAATACCTGTTGTAGTCATCCACTTGATGAAATACCTGGTGAAACAGATGAAAATAATGCAATTGGAATAAAACGAGCAGCTAGAAGACGATTAACTCATGAACTTGGTATACCATCAAGTGAAATTGatgttaatgaatttttttatttatcaagaattcATTATAAAGCAATGGGTCATGATGATATTTGGGGAGAGCATGAGattgattatatattatttttgaaaaaaaataaaataactattaatCCGAATGTAGATGAGGTCAGTGATATACAATGGGTAtcacttgataaaattaatgaatttacaagTAAATGTGATGCACCATTGACACCATGGTTTCAACTTAttcttacaaataaattaaaatattggtGGGAAAATTTGGATAATCTTGAAAAAGTACaagatcataaaaatattcaaagattTTAG
- the LOC122854838 gene encoding dolichyl-diphosphooligosaccharide--protein glycosyltransferase subunit STT3B isoform X2, with the protein MQSKSSTAKKVVLPDKKPMAKQMKSSTLTNAAGLSSLITFTVLLLAWISGFASRLFAVIRFESIIHEFDPWFNYRATAYMVQHGFYNFLNWFDERAWYPLGRIVGGTVYPGLMITSGAIHYVLHSINIPVHIRDICVFLAPIFSGLTSISTYLLTKELWSSGAGLFAACFIAIAPGYISRSVAGSYDNEGIAIFALQITYYFWVKSVKTGSILWASLTALSYFYMVSAWGGYVFIINLIPFHVFVLLVMNRYSNRLFVSYTTFYILGLLFSMQIPFVGFQPIRTSEHMAAGGVFGLLIFIATLRYLRTVLSKNEMKYFAGIVGVLAVILLVAVTLLTYAGVVAPWSGRFYSLWDTGYAKIHIPIIASVSEHQPTTWFSFFFDLHILVTTFPVGLWYCIKRINDERVFVVLYALSAVYFAGVMVRLMLTLTPVVCMLAGVAFSVLLELFLKEEDNNTRDTNNVGDSSDEETDNEHEKSPGRGLYDKAGKLRRMKHEKQKGNVDGLGSNLRNGIVIGLLMLLMMFTVHCTWVTSNAYSSPSIVLASYSSDGGRSILDDFREAYYWLAQNTPQDARVMSWWDYGYQIAGMANRTTLVDNNTWNNSHIALVGKAMSSTEPKAYDIMTSLDVDYVLVIFGGMIGYSGDDINKFLWMVRIAEGEHPQDIRESDYFTERGDFRVDAEGSPTLLNSLMYKLSYYRFGEVTVDYRSPAGYDRTRNAEIGNKNFKLTYLDEAYTTEHWLVRIYRVKKPSEFNRPKIPLSERTITRPTSSYHSKKLWGARH; encoded by the exons atgcagTCTAAATCAAGTACTGCTAAAAAAGTTGTTTTGCCGGATAAAAAACCAATGGCAAAACAGATGAAATCATCCACGTTGACAAATGCCGCTGGACTTAGTTCATTAATAACATTTACTGTTCTTTTACTTGCATGGATATCTGGTTTTGCATCAAGATTATTTGCAGTAATAAGATTTGAGAGTATTATTCATGAATTTGATCCAtg GTTTAATTACAGAGCAACAGCATACATGGTACAACAtggtttttataattttttaaattggttTGATGAAAGAGCATGGTATCCACTTGGACGTATTGTTGGTGGTACTGTTTATCCAGGTCTTATGATAACATCCGGTGCAATACATTATGTACTTCATTCAATAAACATTCCAGTACATATTAGAGatatatgtgtatttttaGCACCAATATTTAGTGGTTTAACATCAATATCAacatatttattgacaaaagaATTATGGAGTTCTGGTGCTGGGCTATTTGCTGCTTGTTTTATTGCAATTGCACCTGGTTATATATCAAGATCAGTTGCTGGAAGTTATGATAATGAAGGAATTGCAATATTTGCATTACaaataacatattatttttgggTTAAATCAGTTAAAACTGGATCAATATTATGGGCATCATTAACTgcattatcatatttttacaTGGTATCAGCATGGGGTGgttatgtatttataatcaatttaataccATTTCATGTATTTGTATTATTGGTTATGAATAGATATAGTAATCGTTTATTTGTCAGTTATAcaacattttatatacttgGATTATTATTCAGTATGCAAATTCCATTTGTTGGTTTTCAACCAATAAGAACATCTGAGCATATGGCTGCTGGTGGTGTATTTGGTCTATTAATATTCATAGCAACACTAag ATATCTTCGTACTGTATTgagtaaaaatgaaatgaaatattttgctGGTATTGTTGGTGTACTTGCTGTTATATTATTAGTTGCTGTAACATTATTAACATATGCTGGTGTTGTTGCACCATGGAGTGGAAGATTTTATAGTTTATGGGATACTGGTTATGCTAAAATTCATATACCAATAATAGCATCAGTATCAGAGCATCAACCAACAACATGgtttagtttcttttttgatCTTCATATACTTGTAACAACATTTCCAGTTGGTTTATGGTATTGCATAAAACGTATTAATGATGAACgtgtatttgttgttttatatgCATTAAGTGCAGTTTATTTTGCTGGTGTTATGGTTAGATTAATGTTAACATTAACACCAGTTGTATGTATGCTTGCTGGTGTTGCATTTAGTgtattattagaattatttttaaaagaagaaGATAATAATACACGTGATACAAATAATGTTGGTGATAGTAGTGATGAAGAAACTGATAATGAACATGAAAAAAGTCCTGGACGTGGTCTTTATGATAAAGCTGGTAAATTAAGAAGAATGAAACATGAAAAACAAAAGGGTAATGTTGATGGTCTTGGTTCAAATTTAAGAAATGGTATTGTCATTGgtttattaatgttattaatgATGTTTACTGTACATTGTACATGGGTTACAAGTAATGCATATTCAAGTCCATCAATTGTTCTTGCATCATATAGTAGTGATGGTGGACGTAGTATACTTGATGATTTTAGAGAAGCATATTATTGGCTTGCACAAAATACACCACAAGATGCACGTGTTATGTCATGGTGGGATTATGGTTATCAAATTGCTGGTATGGCTAATAGAACAAcacttgttgataataatacatgGAATAATTCACATATTGCACTTGTTGGTAAAGCAATGAGTTCAACTGAACCAAAAGCATATGATATTATGACATCACTTGATGTTGATTATGTACTTGTTATATTTGGTGGTATGATTGGTTATTCTggtgatgatattaataaatttttatggatGGTAAGAATTGCTGAAGGTGAACATCCACAAGATATACGTGAAAGTGATTATTTTACTGAACGTGGAGATTTTCGTGTTGATGCTGAAGGATCAccaacattattaaattcacttATGTATAAATTGAGTTATTATCGTTTTGGTGAAGTTACTGTTGATTATAGATCACCAGCTGGTTATGATCGTACACGTAATGCTGAAattggtaataaaaattttaaactaacATATTTGGATGAAGCATATACAACTGAACATTGGCTTGTTAGAATTTACAG agTTAAAAAACCTAGTGAATTTAACAGACCTAAAATTCCACTATCTGAACGTACAATTACACGACCAACAAGCAGCTATCATAGTAAAAAg TTATGGGGGGCTCGACATTAA
- the LOC122854838 gene encoding dolichyl-diphosphooligosaccharide--protein glycosyltransferase subunit STT3B isoform X1, translating to MQSKSSTAKKVVLPDKKPMAKQMKSSTLTNAAGLSSLITFTVLLLAWISGFASRLFAVIRFESIIHEFDPWFNYRATAYMVQHGFYNFLNWFDERAWYPLGRIVGGTVYPGLMITSGAIHYVLHSINIPVHIRDICVFLAPIFSGLTSISTYLLTKELWSSGAGLFAACFIAIAPGYISRSVAGSYDNEGIAIFALQITYYFWVKSVKTGSILWASLTALSYFYMVSAWGGYVFIINLIPFHVFVLLVMNRYSNRLFVSYTTFYILGLLFSMQIPFVGFQPIRTSEHMAAGGVFGLLIFIATLRYLRTVLSKNEMKYFAGIVGVLAVILLVAVTLLTYAGVVAPWSGRFYSLWDTGYAKIHIPIIASVSEHQPTTWFSFFFDLHILVTTFPVGLWYCIKRINDERVFVVLYALSAVYFAGVMVRLMLTLTPVVCMLAGVAFSVLLELFLKEEDNNTRDTNNVGDSSDEETDNEHEKSPGRGLYDKAGKLRRMKHEKQKGNVDGLGSNLRNGIVIGLLMLLMMFTVHCTWVTSNAYSSPSIVLASYSSDGGRSILDDFREAYYWLAQNTPQDARVMSWWDYGYQIAGMANRTTLVDNNTWNNSHIALVGKAMSSTEPKAYDIMTSLDVDYVLVIFGGMIGYSGDDINKFLWMVRIAEGEHPQDIRESDYFTERGDFRVDAEGSPTLLNSLMYKLSYYRFGEVTVDYRSPAGYDRTRNAEIGNKNFKLTYLDEAYTTEHWLVRIYRVKKPSEFNRPKIPLSERTITRPTSSYHSKKTTRRKKGFIKGRPTIVKGQKPQKRV from the exons atgcagTCTAAATCAAGTACTGCTAAAAAAGTTGTTTTGCCGGATAAAAAACCAATGGCAAAACAGATGAAATCATCCACGTTGACAAATGCCGCTGGACTTAGTTCATTAATAACATTTACTGTTCTTTTACTTGCATGGATATCTGGTTTTGCATCAAGATTATTTGCAGTAATAAGATTTGAGAGTATTATTCATGAATTTGATCCAtg GTTTAATTACAGAGCAACAGCATACATGGTACAACAtggtttttataattttttaaattggttTGATGAAAGAGCATGGTATCCACTTGGACGTATTGTTGGTGGTACTGTTTATCCAGGTCTTATGATAACATCCGGTGCAATACATTATGTACTTCATTCAATAAACATTCCAGTACATATTAGAGatatatgtgtatttttaGCACCAATATTTAGTGGTTTAACATCAATATCAacatatttattgacaaaagaATTATGGAGTTCTGGTGCTGGGCTATTTGCTGCTTGTTTTATTGCAATTGCACCTGGTTATATATCAAGATCAGTTGCTGGAAGTTATGATAATGAAGGAATTGCAATATTTGCATTACaaataacatattatttttgggTTAAATCAGTTAAAACTGGATCAATATTATGGGCATCATTAACTgcattatcatatttttacaTGGTATCAGCATGGGGTGgttatgtatttataatcaatttaataccATTTCATGTATTTGTATTATTGGTTATGAATAGATATAGTAATCGTTTATTTGTCAGTTATAcaacattttatatacttgGATTATTATTCAGTATGCAAATTCCATTTGTTGGTTTTCAACCAATAAGAACATCTGAGCATATGGCTGCTGGTGGTGTATTTGGTCTATTAATATTCATAGCAACACTAag ATATCTTCGTACTGTATTgagtaaaaatgaaatgaaatattttgctGGTATTGTTGGTGTACTTGCTGTTATATTATTAGTTGCTGTAACATTATTAACATATGCTGGTGTTGTTGCACCATGGAGTGGAAGATTTTATAGTTTATGGGATACTGGTTATGCTAAAATTCATATACCAATAATAGCATCAGTATCAGAGCATCAACCAACAACATGgtttagtttcttttttgatCTTCATATACTTGTAACAACATTTCCAGTTGGTTTATGGTATTGCATAAAACGTATTAATGATGAACgtgtatttgttgttttatatgCATTAAGTGCAGTTTATTTTGCTGGTGTTATGGTTAGATTAATGTTAACATTAACACCAGTTGTATGTATGCTTGCTGGTGTTGCATTTAGTgtattattagaattatttttaaaagaagaaGATAATAATACACGTGATACAAATAATGTTGGTGATAGTAGTGATGAAGAAACTGATAATGAACATGAAAAAAGTCCTGGACGTGGTCTTTATGATAAAGCTGGTAAATTAAGAAGAATGAAACATGAAAAACAAAAGGGTAATGTTGATGGTCTTGGTTCAAATTTAAGAAATGGTATTGTCATTGgtttattaatgttattaatgATGTTTACTGTACATTGTACATGGGTTACAAGTAATGCATATTCAAGTCCATCAATTGTTCTTGCATCATATAGTAGTGATGGTGGACGTAGTATACTTGATGATTTTAGAGAAGCATATTATTGGCTTGCACAAAATACACCACAAGATGCACGTGTTATGTCATGGTGGGATTATGGTTATCAAATTGCTGGTATGGCTAATAGAACAAcacttgttgataataatacatgGAATAATTCACATATTGCACTTGTTGGTAAAGCAATGAGTTCAACTGAACCAAAAGCATATGATATTATGACATCACTTGATGTTGATTATGTACTTGTTATATTTGGTGGTATGATTGGTTATTCTggtgatgatattaataaatttttatggatGGTAAGAATTGCTGAAGGTGAACATCCACAAGATATACGTGAAAGTGATTATTTTACTGAACGTGGAGATTTTCGTGTTGATGCTGAAGGATCAccaacattattaaattcacttATGTATAAATTGAGTTATTATCGTTTTGGTGAAGTTACTGTTGATTATAGATCACCAGCTGGTTATGATCGTACACGTAATGCTGAAattggtaataaaaattttaaactaacATATTTGGATGAAGCATATACAACTGAACATTGGCTTGTTAGAATTTACAG agTTAAAAAACCTAGTGAATTTAACAGACCTAAAATTCCACTATCTGAACGTACAATTACACGACCAACAAGCAGCTATCATAGTAAAAAg ACTACACGTCGTAAGAAGGGCTTCATCAAAGGCCGACCGACCATCGTCAAAGGACAGAAACCACAAAAGAgagtgtaa
- the LOC122854839 gene encoding putative uncharacterized protein DDB_G0277255 isoform X1 — MANQSMKIPLSMDNKLKFSDRLNELLKTDTKADPDPYVFCEPEPILSTITDKNIDIKNSKYITTKTTSTTTTRGNNNKCQKRRIKLPDDGLTNYSDTINIQNGYNDYNNDLIKNRDMKNIRNYELKYTTNDYRCGNNKLNRQNINLIRRQSRDHTLLYYPRAGDEISDSESSGDELTIYQRHWFTPIDNEHNGPRSARLSQIRSQLRRRLIQLHKGGQESEILIRDRTQRLLGDTFRNRIIGEIRKKNTINNKNIQTFDSSSSSSPSSSSSSSSSSSSSSTTSSSSSSSSSSSSSSTTTSNPSLSGGQCGIEGCRQLSLPCTRHCSQHIMLNTDQLLFEHCTAKFSDNTQCCIPVFDVSHELPLCTEHARKRDNYNRKAQEIKPKKTRKKSLTSSTSTTALTTATTTTATATTTINTTTTTATTTIPQCIMKPKINKTTKSKKRKRQISTTSPVIPTTIKSINEKLNDIVVVKNEQQLPLLSPPPPPPPLLQPPPLLQPPQLLQPLQQQQQQHQQHQHQQYTNNIIHNDLLQIKTLNNLNTMTHSGNALNTGTSPNIGLGLGPLGLTSSLKVELGDHEVFAALDPTEHDFGNVLNNLPVDAFNDLFTESRNGEFEPSREEEEELERALEAVDKDVRNLERMGQTHGLLEPALLAQLMSDIAS; from the exons ATGGCAAATCAATCAATGAAAATACCATTGAGCATggacaataaattaaaattttcagatCGTTTAAACGAATTGTTAAAGACTGATACAAAAGCAGATCCTGATCCATATGTATTTTGTGAACCAGAaccaatattatcaacaataacagataaaaatattgatattaaaaattcaaaatacatAACAACAAagacaacatcaacaacaacaacacgtggtaataataataaatgtcaaaaaagaagaataaaattaCCAGATGATGGATTAACAAATTATAgtgatacaataaatatacaaaatggttataatgattataataatgatttaattaaaaatagagatatgaaaaatatacgtaattatgaattaaaatatacaacaaatgATTATCGTTgtggtaataataaattaaatagacaaaatataaatttaataagacGTCAATCACGTGATCatacattattatattatccaCGTGCTGGTGATGAAATATCAGATAGTGAATCAAGTGGTGatgaattaacaatatatCAAAGACACTGGTTTACACCAATTGATAATGAACATAATGGACCAAGATCAGCAAGATTATCACAAATTAGATCACAATTACGTCGTCGTCTTATACAATTACATAAAGGTGGACAAGAATCTGAAATATTAATACGTGATAGAACACAACGTTTACTTGGTGATACATTTAGAAATCGTATTATTGgagaaattagaaaaaaaaatacaataaataataaaaatatacaaacatttgattcatcatcttcatcatcaccgTCATCttcatcctcatcatcatcatcatcatcttcatcatctacaacttcttcttcatcatcatcctcatcatcttcatcatcatcatcaacaacaacaagtaatCCTTCATTAAGTGGTGGTCAATGTGGTATTGAAGGCTGTCGACAATTATCACTACCTTGTACACGTCATTGTTCACAACATATTATGCTTAATActgatcaattattatttgaacatTGTACTGCTAAATTTAGTGATAATACACAATGTTGTATACCGGTATTTGATGTTTCACATGAATTACCATTATGTACAGAACATGCACGTAAACGTGATAATTATAATCGTAAAGCACAAGAAATTAAACCAAAGAAGACacgtaaaaaatcattaacatcatcaacatcaacaacagcattaacaacagcaacaacaacaactgcaACGGCAACGACGACAATAAACACAACGAcgacaacagcaacaacaacaataccaCAATGTATAATgaaaccaaaaataaataaaacaacaaaatctaAAAAACGTAAACGACAAATATCAACAACATCGCCAGTAATaccaacaacaattaaatcaattaatgaaaaattaaatgatattgttgttgttaaaaatgaaCAACAACTACCATTACTATCaccgccaccaccaccaccaccactgtTACAACCACCACCATTGTTACAACCACCTCAATTATTGCAAccattacaacaacaacagcagcaacaccaacaacatcaacatcaacaatatacaaataatattatacataatgatctattacaaattaaaacattaaataatttaaatacaatgaCTCACAGTGGTAATGCATTAAATACTGGCACATCACCAAATATTGGACTTGGACTTGGTCCACTTGGATTAACGAGTAGTCTTAAAGTTGAACTTGGTGATCATGAAGTATTTGCTGCTCTTGATCCTACTGAGCATGACTTTGgtaatgttttaaataatttaccagttgatgcatttaatgatttatttactg aaAGTCGTAATGGTGAATTTGAACCATCaagagaagaagaagaagaacttGAACGTGCACTAGAAGCTGTTGATAAAGATGTAAGAAATCTTGAACGAATGGGACAAACACATGGTTTATTGGAGCCTGCATTACTTGCCCAACTTATGTCTGATATTGCTTCGTAG
- the LOC122854839 gene encoding kinesin-related protein 8-like isoform X2, giving the protein MKNIRNYELKYTTNDYRCGNNKLNRQNINLIRRQSRDHTLLYYPRAGDEISDSESSGDELTIYQRHWFTPIDNEHNGPRSARLSQIRSQLRRRLIQLHKGGQESEILIRDRTQRLLGDTFRNRIIGEIRKKNTINNKNIQTFDSSSSSSPSSSSSSSSSSSSSSTTSSSSSSSSSSSSSSTTTSNPSLSGGQCGIEGCRQLSLPCTRHCSQHIMLNTDQLLFEHCTAKFSDNTQCCIPVFDVSHELPLCTEHARKRDNYNRKAQEIKPKKTRKKSLTSSTSTTALTTATTTTATATTTINTTTTTATTTIPQCIMKPKINKTTKSKKRKRQISTTSPVIPTTIKSINEKLNDIVVVKNEQQLPLLSPPPPPPPLLQPPPLLQPPQLLQPLQQQQQQHQQHQHQQYTNNIIHNDLLQIKTLNNLNTMTHSGNALNTGTSPNIGLGLGPLGLTSSLKVELGDHEVFAALDPTEHDFGNVLNNLPVDAFNDLFTESRNGEFEPSREEEEELERALEAVDKDVRNLERMGQTHGLLEPALLAQLMSDIAS; this is encoded by the exons atgaaaaatatacgtaattatgaattaaaatatacaacaaatgATTATCGTTgtggtaataataaattaaatagacaaaatataaatttaataagacGTCAATCACGTGATCatacattattatattatccaCGTGCTGGTGATGAAATATCAGATAGTGAATCAAGTGGTGatgaattaacaatatatCAAAGACACTGGTTTACACCAATTGATAATGAACATAATGGACCAAGATCAGCAAGATTATCACAAATTAGATCACAATTACGTCGTCGTCTTATACAATTACATAAAGGTGGACAAGAATCTGAAATATTAATACGTGATAGAACACAACGTTTACTTGGTGATACATTTAGAAATCGTATTATTGgagaaattagaaaaaaaaatacaataaataataaaaatatacaaacatttgattcatcatcttcatcatcaccgTCATCttcatcctcatcatcatcatcatcatcttcatcatctacaacttcttcttcatcatcatcctcatcatcttcatcatcatcatcaacaacaacaagtaatCCTTCATTAAGTGGTGGTCAATGTGGTATTGAAGGCTGTCGACAATTATCACTACCTTGTACACGTCATTGTTCACAACATATTATGCTTAATActgatcaattattatttgaacatTGTACTGCTAAATTTAGTGATAATACACAATGTTGTATACCGGTATTTGATGTTTCACATGAATTACCATTATGTACAGAACATGCACGTAAACGTGATAATTATAATCGTAAAGCACAAGAAATTAAACCAAAGAAGACacgtaaaaaatcattaacatcatcaacatcaacaacagcattaacaacagcaacaacaacaactgcaACGGCAACGACGACAATAAACACAACGAcgacaacagcaacaacaacaataccaCAATGTATAATgaaaccaaaaataaataaaacaacaaaatctaAAAAACGTAAACGACAAATATCAACAACATCGCCAGTAATaccaacaacaattaaatcaattaatgaaaaattaaatgatattgttgttgttaaaaatgaaCAACAACTACCATTACTATCaccgccaccaccaccaccaccactgtTACAACCACCACCATTGTTACAACCACCTCAATTATTGCAAccattacaacaacaacagcagcaacaccaacaacatcaacatcaacaatatacaaataatattatacataatgatctattacaaattaaaacattaaataatttaaatacaatgaCTCACAGTGGTAATGCATTAAATACTGGCACATCACCAAATATTGGACTTGGACTTGGTCCACTTGGATTAACGAGTAGTCTTAAAGTTGAACTTGGTGATCATGAAGTATTTGCTGCTCTTGATCCTACTGAGCATGACTTTGgtaatgttttaaataatttaccagttgatgcatttaatgatttatttactg aaAGTCGTAATGGTGAATTTGAACCATCaagagaagaagaagaagaacttGAACGTGCACTAGAAGCTGTTGATAAAGATGTAAGAAATCTTGAACGAATGGGACAAACACATGGTTTATTGGAGCCTGCATTACTTGCCCAACTTATGTCTGATATTGCTTCGTAG